From Desulfuromonas soudanensis, the proteins below share one genomic window:
- a CDS encoding LolA family protein gives MKRLTVASLILLFALGTPAGAEKPPDPLDPVLVRIEGLASGVRTLESDFVQEKHLAVFQEVLLSRGRFYYAREDRLRWELLTPVQSGFVLNGESGRRWHSRTGESETFDLNSDPVMKIVAGQLLAWTRADFPALRREYRIVLLDEAPVRLRLEPTTGAAGFIDYLQIVFSTDGRHVQGVEIHEKDGDFTRIRFENTRVNTTLAKDLF, from the coding sequence ATGAAACGACTGACGGTTGCAAGCCTCATCCTTCTTTTCGCCCTCGGGACGCCGGCCGGGGCAGAAAAGCCCCCTGATCCCCTCGACCCGGTGCTGGTGCGGATCGAGGGTCTGGCCTCCGGCGTCCGGACCCTGGAGAGCGATTTCGTTCAGGAAAAACACCTGGCTGTTTTTCAGGAGGTGCTCCTCTCCCGGGGGCGTTTTTACTACGCCCGGGAGGACCGGCTGCGCTGGGAGCTTCTGACTCCGGTGCAGAGCGGCTTCGTCCTCAACGGGGAAAGCGGCCGCCGCTGGCACAGCCGCACCGGCGAGTCCGAAACCTTCGATCTCAACAGCGACCCGGTGATGAAGATCGTCGCCGGACAGCTCCTCGCCTGGACCCGGGCCGATTTCCCGGCGCTGCGCCGGGAGTACCGCATCGTCCTCCTCGACGAGGCGCCCGTCAGGCTGCGTCTCGAGCCGACCACGGGTGCCGCCGGGTTTATCGACTACCTGCAGATCGTCTTTTCCACCGACGGCCGGCACGTCCAGGGGGTGGAGATTCACGAGAAGGACGGGGATTTCACCCGCATCCGCTTCGAGAATACGCGGGTCAACACGACCCTGGCCAAGGATCTCTTCTAG
- a CDS encoding HAL/PAL/TAL family ammonia-lyase, whose protein sequence is MAERPTVVLNGNDLTIEDIVAIGVGDKVVALDPAALDRCRASRQFLEEEVRARRIIYGVNTSFGPMCNKIIEDGEIETLQVNLIRSHAAGLGDPLKPYIALAVLVVRLNTLVKGYSGVRLELLEFMKEMINGGVAPFIPECGSVGASGDLIHLAHMSLAIIGEGRVYYQGELRPASEVLSSLGMTPMRLSFKEGIALMNGTSAMTALAAFALFGAKKLLRASCVTGAFALEIFGGIDDAFDEDLHRVKPHPGQVSIAETIRSLYTGSKNITLRADMHERIRLEHKDGPVFETSINVQDVYSVRCTPQVLAPVAETIEAATRTVEIEANSSNDNPIIIPEKKKIIHGGNFHGQSISFAMDALCIAMSTLCNLSERRTNKFLDKHLNEGLPEFLIPGTLGLTMGFMGSQYLATSTTAENRQLAGPMSVHTISCNASNQDVVSMGTVAARKAFRSVSNAKHVLTLEVLADLQALSFRNAPGLGTGIGRIYDILLREFAVYDNGRIFHEDLVKFRRLLFSTAILDDLDVYCR, encoded by the coding sequence ATGGCTGAGCGTCCGACTGTCGTTCTCAACGGAAATGATTTGACCATCGAAGATATCGTCGCCATCGGGGTCGGCGACAAGGTGGTGGCCCTCGACCCGGCCGCCCTCGATCGCTGCCGGGCCAGCCGGCAGTTTCTCGAAGAGGAGGTGAGGGCCCGGCGCATCATCTACGGCGTCAACACCTCCTTCGGGCCGATGTGCAACAAGATCATCGAGGACGGGGAGATCGAAACCCTGCAGGTCAACCTGATCCGCAGCCACGCCGCCGGCCTCGGCGACCCCCTCAAGCCCTACATCGCCCTGGCGGTGCTGGTGGTGCGCCTCAATACCCTGGTGAAGGGATACAGCGGGGTGCGCCTCGAACTCCTCGAGTTCATGAAGGAGATGATCAATGGCGGGGTGGCTCCTTTCATCCCCGAGTGCGGCAGCGTCGGCGCCTCCGGCGACCTCATTCACCTGGCGCACATGTCGCTGGCGATCATCGGCGAAGGGAGGGTCTATTACCAGGGGGAGCTGCGGCCGGCATCGGAGGTTCTTTCCTCCCTCGGCATGACTCCCATGCGCCTCTCCTTCAAGGAGGGGATCGCCCTGATGAACGGCACCAGCGCCATGACGGCCCTGGCCGCCTTCGCCCTCTTTGGCGCCAAAAAGCTCCTGCGCGCCAGCTGCGTCACCGGCGCCTTTGCTCTGGAGATCTTCGGCGGCATCGACGACGCCTTCGACGAGGACCTCCATCGGGTCAAGCCCCATCCCGGGCAGGTCTCCATCGCCGAAACGATCCGCAGCCTCTACACCGGTTCGAAAAACATCACCCTGCGGGCGGACATGCACGAACGCATCCGCCTGGAGCACAAGGACGGTCCGGTCTTCGAGACGAGCATCAACGTGCAGGACGTCTATTCGGTGCGCTGCACCCCCCAGGTCCTGGCGCCGGTGGCCGAGACGATCGAAGCGGCGACGCGCACCGTGGAAATCGAGGCCAACTCCTCCAACGACAACCCCATCATCATTCCGGAAAAGAAAAAGATCATTCACGGCGGCAACTTTCACGGGCAGAGCATCAGCTTCGCCATGGACGCCCTGTGCATCGCCATGTCCACCCTGTGCAACCTCTCGGAGCGGCGCACCAACAAGTTTCTCGACAAGCACCTCAACGAGGGATTGCCCGAGTTCCTCATCCCCGGAACCCTCGGCCTGACCATGGGTTTCATGGGGTCCCAGTATCTGGCCACCTCCACCACCGCCGAAAATCGCCAGCTCGCCGGGCCGATGAGCGTCCACACCATCTCCTGCAACGCCTCCAACCAGGACGTGGTGAGCATGGGGACGGTGGCCGCCCGCAAGGCCTTCCGCTCGGTGAGCAACGCCAAGCACGTCCTGACGCTGGAAGTATTGGCCGATCTCCAGGCCCTCTCCTTCCGCAACGCCCCTGGATTGGGGACGGGGATCGGGCGCATCTACGACATCCTGCTCCGGGAGTTTGCCGTCTACGACAACGGCCGCATCTTTCACGAGGATCTGGTGAAATTCCGCCGACTCCTCTTTTCCACCGCGATCCTCGACGATCTCGACGTTTACTGTCGCTAG
- a CDS encoding beta-ketoacyl-[acyl-carrier-protein] synthase family protein: MSLKRVVITGTGSVSPFGRGSDTLMDALLAGRSAVRNIPDLERIGGLRSRVAALVPSIDPKEIPRKFRRSMSPMSVYATLACYDALAQAGLSHEECGSGLLGVSVGSTVGSTATTEEFFRDFFIDHSLERMKTTFFFQIMNHSCAANVAQALGVTGRILAPSAACSTGSHAVGYAYEMIAMGRQEQMLCGGTDEFHPLTAATFDVMNAASVHFNDSPTRTPRPFDRERDGVVCAEGAGILLLESLDAALARRAPILAEVIGFATLSDPSSIANPDAGAMERCMQLALADAGIGADEVDYVNAHATATEQGDVAESEAIFRIFGDRVPVSSLKGHLGHTMAASGSIELLACVGMMGRNVLVPTLNLENVDPACTPLNYLRQAESGSVKVIIKNNFALGGVNSSIVLRSYPHD; encoded by the coding sequence ATGTCGTTAAAACGTGTGGTGATTACGGGGACGGGGTCCGTCTCCCCCTTCGGCCGGGGGAGCGATACCCTGATGGACGCCCTCCTGGCGGGACGAAGCGCGGTCAGAAACATCCCCGACCTCGAGCGGATCGGCGGTCTTCGCAGCCGGGTGGCGGCCCTGGTGCCGTCCATCGACCCGAAGGAAATCCCCCGCAAGTTTCGTCGCTCCATGTCCCCCATGTCCGTTTACGCCACCCTGGCCTGCTATGATGCCCTGGCCCAGGCGGGCCTCTCCCATGAGGAGTGCGGCAGCGGCCTGCTGGGGGTCTCCGTCGGCTCCACCGTCGGGAGTACGGCGACGACGGAGGAGTTTTTCCGCGACTTTTTCATCGACCACAGCCTGGAGCGGATGAAGACGACCTTCTTCTTCCAGATCATGAATCACTCCTGCGCCGCCAACGTCGCCCAGGCCCTCGGCGTCACAGGGCGCATTCTCGCCCCATCGGCCGCCTGCTCCACCGGCAGTCACGCCGTCGGCTACGCCTACGAGATGATCGCCATGGGGCGTCAGGAGCAGATGCTCTGCGGCGGAACGGACGAATTTCATCCCCTGACGGCGGCGACTTTCGACGTCATGAACGCGGCCTCGGTGCACTTCAACGACTCCCCGACCCGCACCCCCCGTCCCTTCGACCGGGAGCGTGACGGCGTGGTCTGCGCCGAAGGGGCCGGCATCCTCCTCCTCGAGTCCCTCGATGCGGCCCTGGCGCGCCGAGCGCCGATCCTGGCCGAGGTCATCGGTTTTGCCACCCTCTCCGATCCGAGCAGCATCGCCAACCCCGACGCCGGGGCGATGGAGCGCTGCATGCAGCTGGCCCTCGCCGACGCCGGAATCGGCGCCGACGAGGTCGATTACGTCAATGCCCATGCCACCGCCACCGAGCAGGGGGATGTGGCGGAGAGCGAGGCGATCTTCAGGATCTTCGGCGACCGCGTCCCGGTGAGCAGCCTCAAGGGGCATCTGGGGCATACCATGGCCGCCAGCGGGTCCATCGAGCTTCTGGCCTGCGTCGGGATGATGGGCCGCAACGTCCTCGTCCCGACCCTGAACCTGGAAAATGTCGATCCGGCCTGCACCCCCCTCAACTACCTGCGCCAGGCGGAGAGCGGGAGCGTCAAGGTGATCATCAAAAACAATTTCGCCCTCGGCGGCGTCAATTCATCGATCGTATTAAGGAGTTACCCCCATGACTGA
- a CDS encoding acyl carrier protein, which translates to MTDQEIIERINSSLAEEFELDLGEMTPETTLYGDLGLDSLDTVDMVIVLEGAFGFKIREEETIREIRTLDDIHRFVINKKRQMDERA; encoded by the coding sequence ATGACTGATCAGGAAATCATCGAACGGATCAATTCATCCCTGGCCGAAGAGTTCGAACTCGATCTGGGCGAGATGACCCCGGAAACCACCCTTTACGGAGATCTCGGCCTCGACAGTCTCGACACGGTGGACATGGTCATCGTCCTCGAGGGGGCCTTCGGTTTCAAGATCCGCGAGGAGGAGACCATCCGCGAAATTCGCACCCTCGACGACATTCACCGCTTCGTCATCAACAAGAAGCGCCAGATGGACGAGAGGGCGTAA
- a CDS encoding beta-ketoacyl-[acyl-carrier-protein] synthase family protein — MHRVAITGIGIVSCLGQDAVAVGEALRQGRSGIVVDEERVRLGFRSPLTGAIRGFDPAAVLSKKQRKTMPDFAIQAYAAARDALAMSRLEDEEIQNENTGMIFGCDSSCIAAIEQVDIMREKGESKQIGSGLVFRSMTSCITMNLNTLFHTRGACWTISSACSSGGHAVGQAADLIAMGRQERVICGGAQEINWESMCSFDALNAFSIRTDAPQAASRPFDADRDGLVPSGGAAALVLERYDLAKARGAAILGEVCGYGFSSDGNNLSVPSVDGLQRAMSKAIEGAGRKPADIDYLCAHATSTPAGDAAEADNIVAVFGSRTPWISSLKSMTGHELWMSGASQVVYSTIMAQQGFIAPNVNFTTPDESSARLRIVTEAIPRAPEHVLCNSAGFGGTNSCLVLRFSE; from the coding sequence ATGCACAGGGTCGCAATTACGGGAATCGGGATCGTCTCCTGCCTCGGCCAGGATGCCGTCGCCGTCGGCGAGGCTCTGCGCCAGGGGCGCTCAGGCATCGTCGTGGACGAGGAGCGGGTTCGTCTCGGTTTTCGCAGCCCCTTGACCGGCGCCATCCGGGGATTTGACCCGGCGGCCGTCCTCTCCAAAAAACAGCGCAAGACGATGCCCGACTTCGCCATCCAGGCCTATGCCGCCGCCCGGGATGCCCTGGCGATGTCCCGTCTCGAGGATGAGGAGATCCAGAACGAGAATACGGGGATGATCTTCGGCTGCGATTCCAGCTGCATCGCCGCCATCGAGCAGGTCGATATAATGCGGGAGAAGGGGGAGTCGAAGCAGATCGGCAGCGGCCTGGTCTTTCGCTCCATGACCTCCTGCATCACCATGAACCTCAACACCCTCTTCCACACCCGGGGCGCCTGCTGGACCATCAGCAGCGCCTGCTCCAGCGGCGGGCATGCCGTCGGTCAGGCCGCCGACCTCATCGCCATGGGGCGCCAGGAGCGCGTCATCTGCGGAGGGGCGCAGGAAATCAACTGGGAATCGATGTGCAGCTTCGACGCCCTCAATGCCTTCTCCATCCGCACCGACGCCCCCCAGGCCGCCAGTCGTCCCTTCGATGCCGACCGCGACGGCCTGGTGCCGAGCGGCGGTGCGGCCGCCCTGGTTCTCGAGCGCTACGACCTGGCCAAAGCCCGGGGCGCCGCCATTCTCGGCGAGGTCTGCGGCTACGGCTTCTCCTCCGACGGCAACAACCTTTCCGTGCCGAGCGTCGACGGCCTGCAGCGGGCCATGAGCAAGGCGATCGAAGGGGCGGGGAGAAAGCCGGCCGATATCGATTACCTCTGTGCCCATGCCACCTCGACTCCGGCCGGAGATGCGGCCGAGGCGGACAATATCGTTGCCGTCTTCGGCAGTCGCACCCCCTGGATCTCTTCCCTGAAATCGATGACCGGCCATGAACTCTGGATGTCCGGTGCCTCTCAGGTCGTTTATTCGACGATCATGGCGCAGCAGGGATTCATCGCCCCCAACGTCAACTTCACCACCCCGGATGAGAGTTCGGCACGGCTGCGGATCGTGACCGAGGCGATTCCCCGGGCGCCGGAGCATGTCCTGTGCAATTCGGCAGGCTTCGGAGGGACCAACTCCTGTCTGGTTCTGAGATTTTCCGAATGA
- a CDS encoding lysophospholipid acyltransferase family protein, whose protein sequence is MTAFDADSKVVKPKPLARLTAIAMNLTVYPLVALWTLFGIFFFLPGLGVWKVFTGWSTGKIMRHFIWLYGRGWIAIISPFVRFSRQGLSRERPGPCILVINHLSFFDTYCMALLPVFDIAFAVRAWPFRMIWYAYFMRLAEYLNVESGEWQEITSRAEGIFARGGSVLFFPEGHRSRDGELQHFYSGAFRLAVETGRPVVPLCITGTETLLPPGRFWLRPAAVTLRVLDPVDPADFPGPDGHARLRKEVKALIAANLKEMRRGEGA, encoded by the coding sequence GTGACAGCCTTCGATGCCGACAGCAAGGTCGTAAAGCCGAAACCGCTCGCCCGGTTGACCGCTATCGCCATGAATCTGACCGTCTATCCTCTGGTGGCGCTCTGGACCCTTTTTGGCATCTTCTTTTTTCTCCCGGGCCTTGGGGTCTGGAAGGTGTTTACGGGGTGGAGCACCGGAAAAATCATGCGCCATTTCATCTGGCTCTACGGCCGGGGGTGGATTGCCATCATCTCCCCCTTCGTGCGCTTTTCCCGCCAGGGGTTGTCCCGGGAGAGGCCCGGCCCATGCATTCTGGTCATCAACCATCTCTCCTTCTTCGATACCTACTGCATGGCCCTGCTCCCCGTTTTCGACATCGCCTTTGCGGTTCGGGCCTGGCCCTTCCGGATGATCTGGTACGCCTACTTCATGCGCCTGGCCGAATACCTCAATGTGGAGAGCGGGGAGTGGCAGGAGATCACCAGCCGCGCCGAGGGGATTTTTGCCAGAGGGGGCTCGGTCCTCTTCTTCCCCGAAGGGCACCGCAGCCGGGACGGGGAGTTGCAGCACTTCTACAGCGGCGCCTTTCGCCTCGCCGTGGAAACGGGGCGGCCGGTGGTCCCCCTGTGCATCACCGGCACCGAGACCCTCCTCCCACCCGGCCGGTTCTGGCTGCGTCCGGCGGCGGTGACCCTGCGCGTCCTCGATCCCGTCGATCCCGCGGATTTTCCCGGCCCCGACGGCCATGCGCGGTTGCGCAAGGAGGTCAAGGCCTTGATTGCCGCCAATCTGAAGGAGATGCGACGGGGGGAAGGGGCATGA
- a CDS encoding phenylacetate--CoA ligase family protein: MFDVRRALSQERTAGDLLRKHQDELLRRHLAYIAGHSPFYRRLLAGAGIDPSAIAGVSDLGELPFTTKADLEEYNEELLCTSRREIVDLCLTSGTTGKPVAMLQTRQDLDRVACNEELSFRRAGLEADDRVLIAAAIDRCFMAGLAYFLGLTRIGAMVIRGGSSSVPHLGELVRRYRPTAIVGVPSLLAALGLRLREEGCDPALLGVGKLICIGEPVRSADLSLSVLGQRLVELWGAQIYGTYASTEMATAFTDCAEGRGGHVPPELVLVETVDELGRPSASGEPGEVVATPLQVTGMPLLRYRTGDIATLHTDPCPCGSLTPRLGPVLGRKAQMLKIRGTTVYPPAIFAVLQEWAVIQGYFIEVYDDFELSDRIRVVVGSREAGLSAETVAERIGARIRVKPEVVLTTPEEIVRRTLQGEKRKPVTFFDYRRSGLSDDRKQDGANYSTEKDS; encoded by the coding sequence ATGTTTGACGTTCGGCGGGCCTTGTCTCAGGAAAGGACTGCGGGCGATCTTCTCCGTAAGCATCAGGACGAGTTGCTGCGCCGGCACCTCGCTTACATCGCCGGGCATTCCCCCTTTTACCGGCGCCTCCTGGCCGGCGCCGGCATCGATCCGTCGGCCATCGCCGGAGTGTCGGACCTGGGGGAGCTCCCCTTTACGACCAAGGCCGATCTCGAGGAGTACAACGAGGAGCTGCTCTGCACCTCCCGGAGAGAGATCGTCGATCTGTGCCTGACCTCGGGGACCACCGGCAAACCTGTGGCCATGCTGCAGACCCGCCAGGATCTGGACCGGGTCGCCTGCAACGAAGAGCTCTCCTTCCGCCGCGCCGGTCTCGAGGCCGATGACCGGGTGCTCATCGCCGCCGCCATCGATCGCTGTTTCATGGCCGGACTCGCCTACTTTCTCGGTTTGACCCGGATCGGGGCGATGGTGATCCGCGGCGGCTCGAGCAGCGTGCCCCACCTCGGCGAGCTGGTTCGCCGCTACAGGCCGACGGCCATCGTCGGGGTTCCCTCCCTCCTGGCCGCCCTCGGCCTTCGCCTCCGGGAGGAAGGGTGCGATCCGGCCCTCCTCGGGGTGGGGAAGCTGATCTGCATCGGCGAGCCGGTGCGTTCGGCGGACCTCTCCCTGTCGGTGCTCGGGCAAAGGCTGGTGGAACTCTGGGGTGCGCAGATCTACGGCACCTATGCCAGCACCGAAATGGCGACGGCCTTTACCGACTGCGCCGAAGGGCGCGGCGGTCATGTCCCTCCCGAGCTGGTCCTTGTTGAAACGGTCGATGAGCTGGGACGTCCCTCGGCGTCCGGGGAGCCGGGGGAGGTCGTCGCCACGCCGCTGCAGGTGACAGGGATGCCCCTTCTGCGCTATCGTACGGGAGACATCGCCACACTGCATACCGACCCCTGCCCCTGCGGCTCCCTCACCCCCCGGCTGGGGCCGGTTCTCGGGCGTAAGGCGCAGATGCTCAAAATCCGGGGAACCACCGTCTATCCGCCGGCTATTTTTGCCGTCCTTCAGGAATGGGCGGTCATTCAGGGGTATTTCATCGAGGTCTATGACGACTTCGAGCTCTCCGACCGCATCCGCGTGGTGGTGGGGAGCCGGGAGGCGGGTCTGAGCGCCGAGACGGTCGCCGAACGGATCGGCGCCCGCATCCGGGTGAAACCCGAGGTCGTCCTCACCACGCCCGAAGAGATCGTCCGCCGCACCCTCCAGGGGGAAAAACGCAAACCCGTCACTTTTTTCGATTACCGCCGATCCGGCCTTTCTGACGACCGAAAACAGGACGGTGCGAATTATTCAACAGAAAAGGATTCCTGA
- a CDS encoding phytoene desaturase family protein: MNFDYLVLGAGVSGMTTAVLLSQAGFKVALVEKAPKLAPLLRGFSRQGVYFDTGFHYTGGLGDGEILDLSFRHLGLAGNLCKYPFDPSAFDCFIGPEGGSGFCFPVGDQRLGEALCAAFPGEAPAIAEYLRRVRKVCDAFPYLNLDADWESFSSFGQVQSETLREVLDELTPSAPLKRLLSLHFLLYGVSPDEVSFAQHASVVGTYYRSVHGLQGGGLSLANAFEKRLGALGVKLFLGRGAEKILLSPSGTLAGIRLEGGDVLSCSGCVSTVHPHLFLEMAADTSLRPAYRKRLANLEETASAFILYAVTEKPVARLNKSNLFFGGKGVWPPVLTEGDLDDRSLYVAAASPAPGDSGRGGLIAICPASFREVEEWADSKSGARPESYRRYKEEVMDRLWRRLEKELPELRGECLAREGATPLTMRHFTQAPRGGLYGVKHKAGQFNPQPPTRIPGVWLAGQGVVAPGILGAVLSGYLACGNILGHERLRKELKQCR; encoded by the coding sequence ATGAATTTCGACTACCTGGTTCTCGGCGCCGGCGTCTCCGGGATGACCACGGCGGTGCTTTTGTCCCAGGCCGGGTTCAAGGTGGCGCTGGTGGAAAAGGCGCCGAAGCTCGCTCCTTTGTTGCGCGGCTTTTCCCGCCAGGGGGTCTATTTCGATACGGGTTTCCACTATACCGGCGGTCTGGGGGACGGAGAGATTCTCGATCTCTCCTTCCGGCATCTGGGGCTCGCCGGAAATCTTTGCAAATATCCCTTCGACCCGTCCGCCTTCGACTGTTTCATCGGCCCGGAAGGGGGGAGCGGGTTTTGTTTCCCTGTCGGGGACCAGCGGCTGGGGGAGGCGCTCTGCGCCGCCTTCCCCGGCGAGGCCCCGGCGATCGCCGAATATCTGCGCCGGGTCCGCAAGGTCTGCGACGCCTTTCCCTATCTCAACCTCGATGCCGACTGGGAGAGTTTTTCGTCCTTCGGCCAGGTTCAGTCCGAAACGCTGCGCGAAGTGCTCGATGAGCTGACCCCCTCCGCCCCCCTGAAGAGGCTCCTGTCGCTCCATTTTCTTCTCTACGGCGTAAGCCCGGACGAGGTCTCCTTTGCCCAGCATGCCTCCGTGGTCGGCACCTATTATCGGTCGGTGCACGGACTGCAGGGGGGGGGATTGAGTCTGGCCAACGCCTTTGAAAAGCGCCTCGGCGCCCTGGGTGTGAAACTCTTTCTCGGGCGGGGAGCGGAGAAGATCCTCCTTTCCCCGTCCGGCACCCTTGCCGGAATCCGCCTTGAAGGGGGAGACGTCCTCTCCTGCAGCGGCTGCGTCTCCACCGTTCATCCGCACCTGTTTCTGGAAATGGCCGCCGATACGTCCCTGCGCCCCGCCTACCGTAAGCGGCTGGCGAATCTGGAAGAGACCGCCTCGGCCTTCATCCTTTACGCCGTCACCGAAAAGCCGGTCGCGCGCCTGAACAAGAGCAATCTCTTTTTCGGCGGCAAGGGCGTCTGGCCGCCGGTGCTCACGGAAGGGGATCTCGACGACCGCTCCCTCTATGTCGCCGCCGCTTCCCCGGCGCCCGGCGATTCGGGGCGCGGCGGCCTGATCGCCATCTGTCCCGCCAGCTTCCGGGAGGTGGAGGAGTGGGCGGATTCGAAGAGCGGCGCCCGACCGGAGAGCTACCGGCGATACAAGGAAGAGGTCATGGACCGGCTCTGGAGACGCCTCGAAAAAGAGCTTCCCGAGCTGCGCGGGGAATGCCTGGCCCGGGAGGGTGCCACCCCCCTGACGATGCGCCATTTCACCCAGGCCCCCCGCGGCGGTCTCTATGGCGTCAAGCACAAAGCCGGACAGTTCAACCCCCAGCCGCCGACGCGCATTCCGGGAGTCTGGCTCGCCGGGCAGGGGGTTGTGGCGCCGGGCATTCTCGGAGCCGTCCTCTCCGGGTATCTGGCCTGCGGGAACATTCTCGGCCACGAGCGGTTGCGAAAGGAATTGAAGCAATGTCGTTAA